The nucleotide window GGAGAAGGAGCCGTAGAGCCGGCGTTCGGGGGGAGCAGCGCGGCGGGCAGGGCGGGTGTCGCGCCGGGTCCGTGctggggcggcggcggcggcacgGGATGGCCGCCGTGCTCCCGCGCCAGGCGCTGCATGCGCGTGAAGACCGCCAAGGCGCTGGTGTAGTCGCGCGCCAGCACCTGGCAGGAGGCGGACTCGCCGAGCGCCTGCAGCGCGGCCAGCGGCAGCTGGGGCAGCTGGAGCTGGGCGGCGCGCTGGAAGTGaccggcggcggcggccggcTGACCCAGGTCGCGCAGGGCGGCGGCCAGCTCGAGGCAGAGGGCGGCGGCGGCGTCCGGCTGGCCCAGCTCGAGGTGCAGGCGCACGGCGGCGCCCAGGGCGCTGGCGGCAGCCTGCAGCGGCTCCCCGTAGGCGGCGGGGCAGACCAGGCGCTGGCGCGCGTCGCGCTCCTGCCGCAGGAAGAGGCGCGCGGCCTCGGTGAGGGCCAGCGCCTCCCCGGGCCCGTGGAAAAGCGCCTGCTGGCAGCGCGCCACCGCCAGCTGGCACCAGGCCGCGTACGGCAGGCACTCCTGGGCGCGCAGCTCCCGGCCCAGCTGCCCGAACTGCTCGCCGGCCTCCGCCACGTTCGGCTTCCGCAGGAACCGCTTCTTCAGCTTGTTCGACACCAGCCGGTACCGGGCCAGGAAGTCCCCGGCATCCAGGCCGAGCCCCGCGCCGCCGCCCAGGCCGGCCGCGGCCGCCGCCATGGTCGCCGTCCCCAGCGTTTCTGGGCGCGCTGACGCGGCCAGTGGACGTGGCGGCACCACCCGTTGGGGGGGCCGCGAAGTGCCCTGTGCCTCCCACAGGCTGGTCGGCGAAACCGCGCCTGCTCTGGACCCCGAGGCCGCTCAGGAGCAGGGGCCCGAGCCAGCTAGGGAGCCCTAGGCAGAGCCCTTGCCCAGGTGATACGCAAAGAACAGGATCGGAGGCGGGGCCTGGCCCAGTTGCCAGCGGCGTATGCAAATCAAGGGACTTGGGGCGGAGGCTGGCCGGACGCCTGCTCTGGACGCAAATCAAATCCAGGATCCTGCGCGGCAGGCGGGGCCAGGCCTGGCGCCAAACGTTGCTAGGTTCCGCTTGTCTCTCTGTTGCTAAGGGCGTCCTATAGCATCTCCATTTGGGCACCAACAAAGCTACACTCGTGACCCTGCGTGGTCGTCATTCCGTGTTTGTGTATTTCTGGGCTGTTCCCCTCATCATTCCTCTGTTCCCGCCCAAAGTCCCTGCCCCATTGGAGCCCATGCGGACCGCTTGTTTCACCTCTGCACCCCAACACTGGCTGCCTTTAGAAGACACCGCAGTCATGATCTTGAGCTACACCCCAGCAAACCCCATGACTGGGGAATTCACCAGGCAGGCCCTGACTTGCTGAGAGCCTATGGGGGAGTCTTCTGTGCCCCCACCCTAGCCAGCACTTCCCACCCAGGGCCAACGGCTGCACTGTCACAGGGAGAGACTGCTCCTCTGTGCCATCCCTGACTCCCAACTCACCCCACAACACCCTGAGACCCTCACCGCCTGCCCTTCCCTCGCTCCACCTATGGATGTCTCTGCTCCTCTGCGTCAGCCctgactcccaccccaccccaccccgagaCCCCCATCCCCTGCCTTTCCCTCCTTCCGGCTAGAGATGTCTCTACTCCTCTGTGCCATCCCTCACTCTCACCCTACCCCATGGCACCCCGAGACACCCACCCcgtccttcccttcctccagttACGGATGTCCCTGCCCCACTTTGCGATCCCTGACTCCCACCAGAATCCACCCGACTCCTAgaaccccaccccctgcccttcccGCTGTATGGTTATAGATGCCTCTGTTCCTCCGTGGCATCCCTGACTCCCACCCCACCTTACCCAgacacccccacctcctgcccttccctcacTGCACTATGGATGTCCCTGACTCCCAACCCACTACACCCCACCCTGAGACCGCCAcctcctgcctttccctccctctggctATGGATGTTTCTGCCCCTCTGTGTCATCCCTgactcccaccccccccccaccacctaCTGGCCTTCCCACACTGCGCTATGATGTCAGTGCTCCTCTGTGCCATCCCTGagtctcaccccaccccaccttacCCTGAGACCCCCACCTGCTGCCCTTCCCTCACTGTGCTATGGATGTCTCTGCCCCTCTGTGCCATCCCGGACTCCCACCCTACCCCACCGCACCCCAGACCCCCACTGCctgtctttccctccctccattaTGGTTATCTGTGCTCCACCATGTCATCCCTGTCTCCCACTCCACCCGGTCGCATCCCGATATCCCCAaaccctgcccttccctgcttcCGGTTATAGATGTCTCTGCTCCTCAGTCGCATCTCTGACTCCCACCCAACCCCAGGGCACCCTGAGACACCCGCagcttccccttccctctctctggcTGTGGATGTCTCTGCTCCTCTGCGTCATCCCTGACTCCCACATACCCCACCTCACACGGAGACCCTCACCGCCTGTGTTTCCCTCCCTTCGCTATGGATACCTGTGCTCCACCGTGTCATCCCTGTCTCCCACTCCACCGATCACACCCCGAGACCCCCAaaccctgcccttccctccctccagttATAGATGCCTCTGTTCCTCGGTGGCATCCGtgactccctccccaccccagaccacGAGACCCCCACTgcctgcccttccttccctccgGCTATGGATGTCTCACAAACCCCTCTGACGCCAAGTGACTCAAGCAGGCCCGTCGGTTTCTTTAAACGCTTTATTGACAGAACTTGCTGAATGCGCAGGGCAAGCGGGGTTGCCCTGGCTGGCCAGAGAGAGGGGCGAGTTTGGCTCCTGGTGGGGGGATAGACGGGTGGAGGGAAGGATGGTTGAGGCCCGGGAGCCAGGTGTCTCCAGCTACTCCTGGCCCGGGGCAAACTGGGAGACTGTGGTTGTGCTGAAGAGGCAACTTAGCAGGGGGTTGTTCTGGATGGCCACGTGCACCATCTGCAGGGTGATGTGCCTCCTGCCGCTGTTCTGGGCCTCGTTGCCCGCCAGCTCCAGGACCTTGGCCGTCAGGTACTGGATAATGGCAGCAAGGGAAACCGGGGCGCTGCCGCTCAGCCTCGGGGAATAGTGGCCCTCCCGCAGAAGGCGCTCCATGTGGCTCACCGAGAACACCAGCTCGGCTCTGGCTGTGCGAGAGCAGGTCCGGCTCTGACGATGGGACGACCCTCGACGGCTCTGCCTGCCCGGCATGCTGGACAATGCGTGCGATATCTCCGCCCGGCCTAGCTCGACACGATGCCTCTCAAGATGCCGATCCTCAGTCCAGTACTCTGTACCCTAACGACCACGGACCAGTCCCTCATTGGTCGGGGAGCCGGCTGCGTGACACGCACATCCGGTGGCGTCATTGCCTCCCAGGTGGCCCACGTGCAGCAGGCCTGGGCTTAGAACTGGCAGGCCGTGGGGTGGGAGGATGCTGCTCACCCTCGCCCCTGGAACCTCTCCTTGCGGGAACTCCCGCTTCCTACTGGTTGGGAACATGGTGCCAAagatggaggggtggggaagggtgagTACGACTCAGtgccattaagtacattcacagtgttgtgtagCCATCACGACCATCTAGCTGCAAAACATTTTCACCACCCCCAGAAGAAacccctgtacccattaagcagtcactccccatacCCTGCACCACGTCCCACGTACACACGCACCCACACACATGccaccgccacccccaccccaacacccccACACTCCCCATAGTCCCTGGCAACTGAtaacctgctttctgtctgtgGAGTTTGCATATTCTGGAGATTTCCCATAGATTTGGttctttgtgttgctataaatggATACCTGAGACTTGGcaatttatatagaaaagagatattaggttggtgcaaaagtaattgctgTTTTGGACAGTGAATTTtgaatcattataactaggctcaaacacatctttattaatcaaaataggaatcattacaatcaacacatttttgtcaatgataaataagtttgtttattgctgtagcataaaaatccatgctttgggatTCAACGACCtcttagaaagcattttctgcatcttcctggttgtggaagtgttttccctgcaagaAATTGTCgggatgcttgaagaagtggtagtcccTTGGCAAGCTGTCAGGTGAATGTGGTAGAAGAGGCAAAATTTCGTGGcccaattctttcaacttttgaagcattggttgtacGATGTGCAGTTGGGTGTTGTCAGGGAGAAGAAGTGGGCCTTTTCTGTTGACCAATACCAGCTGCAGGTGTTTCAGTGCATCTCATGGATCTGCtaagcatacttctcagatgtcctggtttcaccaggattcagaaagctgtagggaactagactggcagcagaccaccaaacagtgaccatgacctttttgtGATGTAactttggctttgggaagtgctttggagattcttcttggtccaaccactgagctgatTGTCACCAGTTGTTATACAAAATACACTTTTTGTCACACGTCACAATCAAATTGAGAACTGGTTCAttgttgttgcatacaagaagagaggacacttcaaaatgatgatttttttttattttcggtTAACTCATGAGGCATCCACTTATGGAGCTTTCTCACGTTtctaatttgcttcaaatgccgaatgACTGTAGAATGGTCGACAATGTTGAGTTCTTGGGCAGCTTCTCGTGTAGCTGTAAGAGGATCAGTTTCAATGGTTGatctcaattggtcattgtcaacttccgatggctggCCACTGCGCCCCTCATCGTCAagccttttgtttcctttgcaaaatttcttgaaccaccagtgcactgtatgttcattagcagttcctgggccaaatgcgttgttgatggtGCAAGTTGTTTCCATTGCTTTACAACctattttgaacttgaataagaaaatcgctcaaatttactttttgtctaacatcatttccatagtctaaaagaaatataaaataaacagcaagtaataagttattagcaaaaatatataatgcaagAAATGCACATTGAAATGATGTATGACataaccatatttatttaagaatgtattccaacatcaaacggcaaatttcaacaatgttaaaaccacaattacttttgcaccaactaATATATTTGagtcacagttctgcaggctgtacaagaagcatggctcCAGCACCTGCATCTAGTGAAAGCCTCAGACCGCTTCCACTAACAAAAGAAGTGTAAGGGAAactggcatgtgcagagatcacatggtgataGAGGAAGCAAAAGAGTGAGCAGGTTCCAGACTCCATTCAACAATCAGCTCTCATggaaactaatagagcaagaactcactcattactgcaAGGAGACCACCAATCTTTTCATGAGGGAGCCACCTaaatgacccaaacacctcccattaggccctgcctccaacattggagatcaaatttcaacatgagtttttgtACGGCCAAACAAAACATAGCCGAACCATAGCATTCTTCCTCTGGGCCCCCAAatctcatgtccttctcacatacaAAACACAACCATCCCTTCCTGATAGTCccccaaagtcttaacttgttccagcaCTGACTTCAAAgtctaaagtccaaagtctcatctgagACTCAAGACAAGTTCCTTCCAGCTGTGAacctgtaaaattaaaaacaaattatttacttCCAAGATACAATGGTATAATAGACATTGGTAAACATtctcattccaaaagggagaaattggcCAAAAGAAAAGGGTAACAGGCCCCACACAAGTGTAAAATCCAACAGGGCAAACATTAAACTGTAAAGCTCCGAAATAATCTTTGACTCCATGTCTTGCATCCAGGGCACACAGGTTTGAGGGGTGGACTCCCAAGGTCTTGGGCAGCCTCATCCCCATGGCTTTGCTGGGAAAAGCCCACACAGCTGCTCTCATGTATTTGCATCCAATGCCCATGGCTTTTCCAGGGTGAGATTGCACATAGCTAATGGCTCTATAATTCTTGAGTCTGGAGGATGGTGGCTCTGCTCCCACAGCTCCACTAGGCAGTGCCCTGTTGGGGACCCTCTGTGGGGACTCCAACCCCATATTTCCAGCTGGCATTGCCGTAGTAGAGTCTCTCTGTGGGGGCTCTGCCCATTTGGCAGGCTTCTTCCTGGGTACCCAGGCTTTCCAATACCTCCTCTGAAATCTAGGTGGAAGCTGCCAAGCCTCCACTACTCTTGCACTCGGAATGCCTGCAGAGTTAGCACCACATGGGCACCACCAAGGCTTACTGCTTGCACTTTCTGGAGCAGTGGTCCAAAGAGTAGCTAAGGCCCTTTGAGCTGTAGCTGGTGGTGGAGCAGCAGGGATGCCAAGAGAAATATCCTGAGGTGGTGCAGGGCAGCCCCTGAAAGCATTTTAGgcctctgggcctgtgatgggagggCCTGCCTGAAAGATATCTGAAGTGCCTTTGGGGCCTTTTTCCCATTGTCTTGGCTATTAACACCTGGCTCCCTTTCATCTATGCTCATCTCTCTAGCAAATGGTTGCTGTGCAACCTGCTTGGTTTACACTCCTGAAaatgctctttccttctctaacacatggccaggctgagaattttccaaatttttatgctctgcttcccttttaattataaatgccAACTTTAGGTCATTCCTTTGCTGCCATATCTGATTGTAAGCTGTTAAAAGGAGCCCTGCCACTTCTTGAAGTCTttgctgcttagaaatttctttcacTGGATACCCTGGGCCTGTGGtgcccaacccctgggctgtggcccattaccagtccatggcctgttaggaaatggaccactcatcaccgcctgagctccataCCACCCCTGCCATGATACCCTTACCCATCCCCCGTCCATGGCTCCCATCAGTTTCCTGGGCAGGAAGAACTGCCCCCAGACCATGGTGGTGCAGTACTAGGGCTGAGTACAGGGCCACTTCAGGGTTCATAGTTAACAGGCCTGTTACTGGTGGTGCCAATGGGAGTTGTTCCTCCAGATCCTTTGACACATAGGGCTGGTGGCAGGACCATATACAAGCAGGGCTGGAGCCAAGTCCACAGGGTTCTAGGCTGCTTCTGGGTCCACAGCCAGAACCATGGTTGGCAGGCCCACCACCAGGATGTAAGCCTGCCTCATCAAAGCAGCCATCCTCAGTCTTGGGCTACTCTAGGATTTATCAACTTCCTACTTGGATTCCAAGGCTCCCACAAAGGCACTTTTGTCCACAGACAGCTGCCAAATTATTGTTCCTGTAAGAGAATAAGAGCTGGGGACCTCCTATTCAACCAACTCACTGATATCACTCCCCCGGTACTATGTAATTGCTTCCAAAtgatgctgctgctggtggtTTGTGAACCATGCTAGAGTATCAAAGTCCAAAATGGCTTCTTCAACTTTTATGAGCCTTTTACCAGAACCCAAAGTAGAAAACTACTTAATTGGCCGCAGACCTAATCTCTCTTTTTCCACTCTCCTTCCTGGTGCTTTCCTCTTTTGGTATACTGTCCTAACATCTGTCTAGCCATAATTGTTTTATTTGGATGTTGTATGCCCTTGAGAAATGCATAAAGCAAAACTAGAAGGAAGATGTGATTGGGAGAAATTGCTTTACACTCTGTATTCACTTTCCATGTACTTGTGCTAACCCTTCCCTACAGGTATTCTTTGGCAA belongs to Eulemur rufifrons isolate Redbay chromosome 30, OSU_ERuf_1, whole genome shotgun sequence and includes:
- the LOC138378419 gene encoding 40-kDa huntingtin-associated protein-like, whose translation is MAAAAAGLGGGAGLGLDAGDFLARYRLVSNKLKKRFLRKPNVAEAGEQFGQLGRELRAQECLPYAAWCQLAVARCQQALFHGPGEALALTEAARLFLRQERDARQRLVCPAAYGEPLQAAASALGAAVRLHLELGQPDAAAALCLELAAALRDLGQPAAAAGHFQRAAQLQLPQLPLAALQALGESASCQVLARDYTSALAVFTRMQRLAREHGGHPVPPPPPQHGPGATPALPAALLPPNAGSTAPSPAALGAFSDVLVRCEVSRVLLLLLLQPPPGKLLPEHAQTLEKYSWEAFDSHGQECSGQLPEELFLLLQSLVMAIHEKDTEAIKSLQVDMWPLLTAEQNHLLHLVLQEAVSPSGQGI